In Nocardioides sp. zg-1228, a single window of DNA contains:
- a CDS encoding DUF2277 domain-containing protein: MCRNIRPLNNFEPPATRDEVTAAALQYVRKVAGTTKPSQANEAAFHAAVREIAHITEHLLDELVTTAPPKNREVEAAKARARAQARYA, from the coding sequence ATGTGCCGCAACATCCGCCCGCTCAACAACTTCGAGCCGCCGGCGACCCGTGACGAGGTGACCGCGGCCGCCCTGCAGTACGTCCGCAAGGTGGCCGGCACCACGAAGCCGTCGCAGGCCAACGAGGCGGCCTTCCACGCAGCGGTGCGGGAGATCGCCCACATCACCGAGCACCTCCTCGACGAGCTCGTCACGACCGCGCCGCCGAAGAACCGCGAGGTCGAGGCCGCCAAGGCCCGTGCCCGGGCGCAGGCGCGCTACGCGTGA
- a CDS encoding Sir2 family NAD-dependent protein deacetylase, producing MSLPASGPAEEEALDLLCSRPLVVLTGAGLSTDSGIPDYRGPGAPVRAPMTYQEFVATPQAQQRYWARSHLGWQRIGRAQPNAGHRALAAIDPELLITQNVDGLHEAAGSRRLVALHGRVADVVCLACRTTSSRAALEAELDALNPGWLERHGWVASRPDGDVDLDHTHDFVVPRCPCGGALKPDVVFFGENVPPDRVARCYAAVEGLGGAGALLVAGSSLTVMSGLRFVRRAAQGGTPVVIVNRGLTRGDALASYKLDVGCSEFLGELAARVADQDT from the coding sequence GTGAGCCTTCCCGCGTCCGGCCCGGCCGAGGAGGAGGCCCTCGACCTGCTCTGCTCGCGGCCCCTGGTCGTGCTGACCGGCGCCGGACTCTCCACCGACTCGGGCATCCCCGACTACCGCGGTCCGGGCGCCCCGGTGCGGGCGCCGATGACCTACCAGGAGTTCGTCGCCACCCCGCAGGCCCAGCAGCGCTACTGGGCGCGCAGCCACCTCGGCTGGCAGCGGATCGGCCGGGCGCAGCCCAACGCCGGGCACCGCGCCCTCGCCGCGATCGACCCCGAGCTGCTGATCACCCAGAACGTCGACGGCCTCCACGAGGCCGCCGGGTCACGTCGGCTGGTGGCACTGCACGGACGGGTGGCCGACGTGGTGTGCCTGGCGTGCCGCACCACCTCCTCGCGCGCGGCGCTGGAGGCCGAGCTCGACGCGCTCAACCCCGGCTGGCTGGAGCGGCACGGCTGGGTCGCGTCGCGCCCCGACGGTGACGTCGACCTCGACCACACCCACGACTTCGTGGTGCCGCGCTGCCCGTGCGGCGGCGCCCTCAAGCCCGACGTCGTGTTCTTCGGGGAGAACGTGCCGCCCGACCGGGTGGCACGCTGCTACGCCGCCGTCGAGGGTCTCGGCGGCGCCGGTGCGCTGCTGGTGGCCGGCTCGTCGCTCACCGTGATGAGCGGGCTGCGCTTCGTCCGGCGTGCCGCCCAGGGAGGGACGCCGGTCGTCATCGTCAACCGCGGCCTGACCCGCGGCGACGCGCTGGCGTCGTACAAGCTCGACGTGGGGTGCAGCGAGTTCCTCGGCGAGCTGGCGGCGCGGGTGGCCGATCAGGACACCTAG
- a CDS encoding metal-dependent transcriptional regulator: MSDLIDTTEMYLRTIYELVEEGIPPLRARIAERLHQSGPTVSQTVARMERDGLVTVQGDRHLELTEEGRRLATRVMRKHRLAERLLTDVIGLDWELVHAEACRWEHVMSETVERRLLELLDHPTESPYGNPIPGLDELGDRAGEDFMDNVEPLSGAAGAEDQRVHVKRISEEMQKDEELMGLLRRVGAVPGKTVTIARTEEGILIGSGGETAELVVEAAEHIFVRR, translated from the coding sequence GTGAGCGACCTGATCGACACCACCGAGATGTACCTCCGCACGATCTACGAGCTCGTCGAGGAGGGCATCCCGCCGTTGCGTGCGCGCATCGCCGAGCGGCTTCACCAGTCGGGCCCGACGGTCTCGCAGACGGTGGCCCGGATGGAGCGCGACGGGCTGGTCACCGTGCAGGGCGACCGCCACCTCGAGCTCACCGAGGAGGGCAGGCGCCTGGCCACGCGGGTGATGCGCAAGCACCGGCTCGCCGAGCGGCTGCTCACCGACGTCATCGGCCTCGACTGGGAGCTCGTGCACGCCGAGGCGTGCCGCTGGGAGCACGTGATGTCGGAGACCGTCGAGCGTCGCCTGCTCGAGCTGCTCGACCACCCGACGGAGTCGCCCTACGGCAACCCGATCCCGGGCCTCGACGAGCTGGGCGACCGGGCCGGCGAGGACTTCATGGACAACGTGGAGCCGCTCTCCGGCGCTGCCGGTGCCGAGGACCAGCGCGTCCACGTCAAGCGGATCTCCGAGGAGATGCAGAAGGACGAGGAGCTGATGGGCCTGCTGCGCCGTGTCGGCGCGGTCCCGGGCAAGACCGTGACCATCGCCCGCACCGAGGAGGGCATCCTCATCGGCTCCGGGGGCGAGACCGCCGAGCTCGTGGTCGAGGCGGCCGAGCACATCTTCGTCCGCCGCTAG
- a CDS encoding alpha-amylase family glycosyl hydrolase — protein MADVNDPTTYWWRNAVIYQVYVRSFADSDGDGVGDLPGITSRLPYLADLGVDALWITPFYTSPQHDHGYDVADYRDVDPLFGRLSDADDLIARAHELGLRVVVDLVPNHTSDQHEWFRAALAAGPGSPERARYLFRDGDDGTPPNNWQSVFGGPAWTQVEDGQWYLHLFDSSQPDLDWRNPEVPAMFEDVLRFWLDRGVDGFRVDVAHGLFKEASLRDQVVGEGERPSSGQVNTDHSMVSRELKDEPMWDQPEVHDVYRAWHRVLDEAGPDRMAVAEAWTQTSESMAAFVRPDELDQAFNFAWLLADWSADDFARVVTETLAAVEPAGASPTWVLSNHDVVRHPTRYGGGERGLARAHAATLAMLALPGSCYLYQGEELGLEQVDVAPEDRQDPAYLRTGEVGRDGCRVPMPWGGSEPPYEFGPGTGQPWIPQPADWAGLTVEAQTGAEGSSLEFYRRVLAARHEFAWTAGEKVELLDLAPDVLAFRRGPLTVVLNCGSTAVDLPDGEVLVASAPVDNGRLPADASVWLRR, from the coding sequence ATGGCTGATGTGAACGATCCAACGACGTACTGGTGGCGCAACGCGGTGATCTACCAGGTCTACGTCCGCAGCTTCGCCGACAGCGACGGCGACGGCGTCGGCGACCTGCCCGGCATCACCTCGCGCCTGCCCTACCTCGCCGACCTCGGCGTCGACGCGCTGTGGATCACGCCGTTCTACACCTCGCCCCAGCACGACCACGGCTACGACGTCGCCGACTACCGCGACGTCGACCCGCTGTTCGGCCGGCTCTCCGACGCCGACGACCTGATCGCGCGCGCCCACGAGCTCGGCCTGCGCGTGGTCGTCGACCTCGTGCCCAACCACACCTCCGACCAGCACGAGTGGTTCCGGGCGGCGCTGGCCGCCGGTCCCGGCAGCCCCGAGCGGGCGCGCTACCTCTTCCGCGACGGCGACGATGGCACCCCGCCCAACAACTGGCAGTCGGTCTTCGGCGGACCGGCGTGGACCCAGGTCGAGGACGGCCAGTGGTACCTCCACCTCTTCGACTCCTCCCAGCCCGACCTCGACTGGCGCAACCCCGAGGTCCCGGCCATGTTCGAGGACGTCCTGCGCTTCTGGCTCGACCGCGGTGTGGACGGCTTCCGCGTCGACGTCGCGCACGGCCTGTTCAAGGAGGCCAGCCTGCGCGACCAGGTGGTCGGGGAGGGCGAGCGGCCGAGCTCGGGGCAGGTCAACACCGACCACTCGATGGTGTCCCGCGAGCTCAAGGACGAGCCGATGTGGGACCAGCCCGAGGTGCACGACGTCTACCGCGCCTGGCACCGCGTGCTCGACGAGGCCGGACCCGACCGGATGGCCGTGGCGGAGGCGTGGACCCAGACGTCGGAGTCGATGGCGGCGTTCGTGCGTCCCGACGAGCTCGACCAGGCCTTCAACTTCGCGTGGCTGCTGGCCGACTGGTCGGCCGACGACTTCGCGCGGGTCGTCACCGAGACCCTCGCGGCGGTCGAGCCGGCGGGCGCCTCGCCGACGTGGGTGCTCAGCAACCACGACGTCGTACGCCACCCCACCCGCTACGGCGGCGGCGAGCGGGGCCTGGCCCGGGCGCACGCGGCGACGCTGGCGATGCTCGCCCTGCCCGGCTCGTGCTACCTCTACCAGGGCGAGGAGCTCGGCCTCGAGCAGGTCGACGTCGCCCCCGAGGACCGGCAGGACCCGGCCTACCTGCGCACCGGGGAGGTCGGCCGCGACGGCTGCCGCGTCCCGATGCCGTGGGGCGGGAGCGAGCCCCCGTACGAGTTCGGTCCCGGCACCGGGCAGCCGTGGATCCCGCAGCCTGCCGACTGGGCGGGACTGACGGTCGAGGCGCAGACCGGCGCCGAGGGGTCGAGCCTCGAGTTCTACCGCCGGGTGCTGGCCGCGCGGCACGAGTTCGCGTGGACGGCCGGCGAGAAGGTCGAGCTTCTCGACCTCGCCCCCGACGTGCTCGCGTTCCGCCGCGGGCCGCTCACCGTCGTGCTCAACTGCGGCTCCACCGCCGTCGACCTCCCCGACGGCGAGGTGCTCGTGGCCAGCGCGCCCGTCGACAACGGCCGGCTCCCCGCGGACGCCTCCGTCTGGCTGCGGCGCTGA